The sequence CAGGGAATATAGTCAGAAGGACCGATATGGATGTTTTCATTGTGAAGAGGAGTATGCAGCTGAGATTGTACAGCCTCTGTCTTGGATATCTTTTTTGATGTCAGTCTGGTACGGTTAAGCATGTTCAGGAAATCCGTGTTCCCGCCTACATTCAATTGGTATGTATTGTCTACTTTCACACCCCTGTCTTCAAAAAGCTTTGCGAGGGTCCTGTGAATTATTGTTGCACCAATCTGGCTTTTGATATCGTCCCCTATGAGAGGAATGTTTCTCTTTTCAAACCGTTTTGCCCATTCTTTACTGGACGCAATGAAGACAGGAACACAGTTTATGAGGCTCGTGCCTGTTTTCAGGCATGTTTCTGCATAAAAAGCTGTAGCCTTTTCAGAACCAACCGGAAGATAGCTCAGCAGGATATCCGCCTTGCTCTGAACGAGAACCTTTGCAACATCACAAGGTTTCTTTGTTGACGGGATAAACCGCCGGGATTCCGGATAATCCTTCATATGTTTCGAGACACCGTCCTGTATATTTCCCATCATAACGGTTACCGGTATATCGGGAAGATTCCTGTCTATCATCTTTGTGCAGTTCGGCTGTGCGAAGACTGCTTCATTCAGAGGCTTGCCAACCTTCCTTTTATCGATATCGAATGCGGCTACGAATTCGATATCATCAGGACGGTAACCTCCAAGGTTGTAGTGCATGAGGCCGAGGCTGCTTTCAGGGTGGCCTTCACCAAGGGTTTTATAGTATTCAACTCCCTGAATTAAGGAGCTTGCACAGTTTCCTATTCCGGCCACGGCGACTCTTATCTTACTCATTAGGAATTCACCTTTTCTGGATTCTTTTGTAGAGAAGCATAATAAGGTCTTCAAGCCTTATGTTGAATTCTGTTAAAAGGGTTTCCATCGATTCTTCACAAGAGGAAACAAATCTTTTCCATATCCTCTGGACAGTATCCTTGTCAAGATCGGATGCGTTTGCAACTTCCCTGTAACTCATGCCTTCAAGGAGATGAAAAATAACCTCCTTTATTTTTGATTCATTTGTATGGAGTCCGAAGAACAGGGTATTTCGTCTTTCAGAGAAAGTAAAATTGCAGGTTTTGCATTTAAGAAGCCTTCTTCTATCCTTTCCATACTTGTGATTCAGGACAATATTTCCAAGCCCTCTTTTCCCGTGGTCACCACAGGTTTCGTTGGGGCAGAAAAAATCATTCACCTCAGCAATATTTTGCATGCAGATTTATATATCAAATCTTCTCAGAATGTCAAGAAAAAATCAATGAAATGGGGACAAACTTAAGGATGCATGATAACGTATCAGCCGGCTTTTATGCCCAATTTTTTGTACAGCATAGGGAAGTCAACATTCTGGGCAACAAGGTTCATGCCCCTGTCGACCTTGCCTTTTTCCCTTAACCGTAAACGAACAGACATTTTTTCAAGTTTTTTGGCGATGCTGAAGGTATCTTCCCGCACTACAAGGAGGGGAATGTCTTTCTGTTCGGCACGGGAAAGAATAATCTCCCCGGGGTATAGTTCTCCGGTAAGAATCAGACATACAGATCCCGACTCAATTGCCGAAAGCTGGATATCTGCCCGGTCTCCTCCCACAATGACAGCATTGTTTCTGGTTTTCTTGAAATACTCACTTGCCTTGTCAACCTGCATTGCACCGATCAGGAAATGCTCCACAAGATTGCCGAGCTTATCATGGCAGCATAAAACCTTTCCCCCGAGCATTTCATTTAATTCTTCAACAGTGATCGACCCCACTATAGAATCATGGGGCAGTATTCCAAGAATATCCACGCCCTTTCTTTTGAGAAAGGGGATTGCGTATTCATCAGCGCTTTGCTTGAGTTCTGCGGTCACTTTATTCAGAATAACGCCGAGAAACCTGTCTTTGAGATCCTTCTTTGCCTGAAGGACATAATCGACAATATATTCACCTTCATATTTCACGACGATAACAGCCTTCGCATCAAGCCTCTTAATGACATTTATGCCCTGGAGCCCGAGATAACTCCCGGTATATATGCTTCCATATCCCCCGATCAGCATGAGGTCTTTATTTTTGCAGACCTGATGAAACGATTTGACTATTTTTGGCAAAAGCCCTTTCATATCCTTAAGATAGCTTTTGACCGCCAGCTCCTGCGTCAACACCACAGGACATATTTCGGATATTGGGTCTTTCAGATCAAGCGCCCTGTAAATGCGCCATGCATCGTTGTCGGTAAGCGTGTTATCAACTTTAATGGGAAGAATGCCAACAGGTTTTATATACCCTACCTTCAGGCCGTCTTTCCTGAATTTATTTCCCAGTCCCATGGTTATCAGGGTTTTGCCTGTGTATCCTGATGTAGAGCCAACATATAAAGAAACCATTTCAATCACCTCCTATGGTAAATCGAGCATCTACGGCTACTGCACCTTTTCCCCTTTCCTTAACAAGAAGGGGATTGATATCGGCTTCGATAATCTGCGGAAAATCAGTCGCCATCTGCGACAGGAGCAACAAAGATTTTTCAATGGCCCCGATGTCCGCTTCTGCTTCTCCTCTGACACCTCTCAACAGGGGAAATGTTTTCGTTTCCCTGATCATTTCATGTGCATCTTCCTGGCTTAAAGGGACAATCCTGAACGAAATATCCTTCAGTACTTCAACATAAATACCGCCGAGACCGAACATTATCATATGACCAAATTGCGGATCTTTCGTTATCCCCATGATAACTTCTTTCCCTTTCGGTATCATCTCCTGAATGATAACCCCGTAAATGTGGGCATTCGGCATGAGGTTCCTGACCCTTGTGGTAATATCAAAAAAGGCATTTTCGACATCTTTCCTGCTGTTCAGATTGATCCTCACGCCACCAATATCACTTTTATGGCTGATTTGGGGAGAAAGTATTTTCATGACAACCGGATACCCTATCCCCTTAGCAGCTGCGACAGCATCCTCAGGTGTCCTGGCAACAAGACCCCTTGGCTGTGAGAAACCATATGCCCTGAGAATATCATGTACTTCCATATCGTACAGACGGTCCCGGTTTTCATTTTTTGCAGTTTCGAATACGTTTACCGCTTTTTCTTTCAATCCTTCGTATGGGTGAAATGTCTTATCCGGTCTGTTGATCCACAGGTGGTACCGGTACATCACGTTCATCGCTGAAACCATATCCTCCGGAAAACTGTAGTTCGGGACGCCGAATTTCAGAAGAGTTTTGGCAGCAGCATCAATGCTCTTCTTCCCCATGAATGAAGTAAGAATGGGCCGGTCTATCAGGCGGGATATATTGACGACTGCAAGGGCTGTGGCCTCGACATCGACAACTGCGGTCGGTGACAGGAGCACCATTATGCCGTGCATCCTTTCATCCTTAAGTACCGTATTAAGGGCCTTTTCGTACCTGTCGGCCCCTGAGTCGCCCAGGATGTCAACCGGGTTATAAAATGATGCCACCGGTGGAAGAAACGATCTAAGCTCATCCACAATATTCTTGTATAGCGGTATCAGTTGCAGGTCTGATTTGTCGCAGGCATCTGCAGCAAGAATTCCGGGACCTCCGGAATTCGTAATAATCGCTACATGCGGTCCCTTTGGCAACGGCTGATTGGCAAATGCAAGTGCATAATTGAAAAGTTCATTGACATTATGTGCCCTGATAATGCCGCTCTGCCTGAAGGCAGCATCAAATGCAGCTTCTCGGCCTGCAAGTGCTCCGGTATGGGAAGATGCCGCCTTTGCTCCTGCGCCGGTTGTGCCGGATTTCAGTATGATAAGCGGTTTTTTCTTTGAAACCTCGGCAGCAACCTCCATGAATTTCCTGCCGTCGCTTACTCCCTCAATATACCCCAGAATTACTTTTGTATTGTCATCCTCAGCAAGTGCCAACATGATATCCGTGTCAGATATATCTGCTTTGTTCCCCATACTGATGAATTTGGAGAAGCCGATTTCATCAGGAAGTGCACGGTCAAGAACCGCAAGGCAGAGCGCACCAGACTGGGAAAAAAACCCAATGCTTCCCTTCGCAGGCATGCCGGCTGCAAAAGAAGCATTCACCTTGGAGTGAGTGTCGATCATCCCGAGGCAATTTGGACCGATAAAGCGTACACCTGACTCTGCCGATTTGCGGATCAGCTCACTCTCAAGCCTTGCTCCCTCAATGCCGCTCTCTTTAAAACCGGCAGTAATGATGATAGCAGAATCGATTTTCTTTGCACCGCATTGTTCGATCACATCTATCACATTTTTTGAAGGCACCACAATAACTGCCAGATCAATGCTTTCAGGAACATCCTGAAGAGAAGGATACGCCCTTCTTCCCAGAATCTCTTCTGCACCCGGATTGATGGGATATACACTTCCGTCGTATCCATACTGAATGATATTTTTCAGAATATCATAGCCTACCTTACCCGGGGTTCTTGAGGCACCGATAACAGCTATTGATTTTGGTTTAAAAAAATTATTGAGCATAGGAAAATATTATCGGAACTATATATCATTTTCAAGTTGTTTTTGTCCGATACTATTGTACGGTTATGGATTGCGCAGTTACCCTCCGGATCGCTTGGGATTGTAGCCCATTCGCTGCAGCATCGAAAAGATACTATCCCGGTGGTCACCCTGAATTTCAAGGATATCGCCTTTCATCACGCCGCCAGTCCCGAGTTTTGTCTTCAACTGCCTCATCAGAGATGTCATGTCTTCCAGGGTTACCTGAAGACCTTCTATCAGCGTAACCGACTTTCCTCCCCGGCCCTTCCGTTCGAGCCGGATAATGACCTTCTGCCGCGAGGGAAGAACGGTCGGGAGAGAAGCTTGTGTGAAATCATCCTCTCGGCGTGAAATCACGTTGCCGGTGCTGTAGACGAGTCTTGATTTTTCGTGCGACATGATGCATTGTAGCACATAAACAGCTCTGCCTGCATTTCTTTCTTGTAATCCTTTTCTGACATATGAGAGTATATCTCCGTGATCGCAATCTCTCTTCAATCCGGCAGCAACGGTAATTGTATTTATGTCGAGGCGAACGGAGTCCGGCTTCTTTTTGATGCAGGAATCTGTGGCATTAGGGCAGAGAGAAGAATGGACGTCCATGGCCGTGACATCCGCGCTGTCGATGCACTGATAATATCCCATGATCATACTGACCACATCCGTTATGCAGGGGTATATCAGCGAAAATATGGCATTCCGATTTTCATAACGCCGAAGACACTCGAAAAAGCGGGAACGGGAGACAGTCTCGGAAAGATAAAGAATATCAACTACTTTCGTTCAGGTGAAAAACTGTTTTTCGGCAGTGTAACTGTCCAGACAATTCCTACACCTCACGATGGCGCTGATGGGTCTGCCTTCGTAATATCCTCCGAAGGCAGAAGGCTCGGCATCCTGACAGATCTTGGACACGTATTCAGGGATCTTCCCGAAGTGATTTCCTCTCTTGACGCGGTGTTTCTTGAGAGCAATTACGATCCTGCGATGCTGGAGAACGGGACATATCCTTATTTTCTCAAAGAGCGCATCAAAGGACCGAAAGGGCATCTTTCCAACAGGGAAGCTGCGGAACTGCTCCAGTCCGGAGAAAAGCTTCAATGGGTTTGTCTGTCACATCTTTCCGAGAATAACAACGATCTACGCATTGCATTAAAAACACATGCACAGATTGTGGGGCGCAGAATCACTTTCTATACTGCCAGCCGCTTTACGTCTTCCGGAATACTCAAGGTGTAACAGGCACATCCGAAACTCTGGTGAATGCATCATTGCATGGCACTTATCCTGTAATGCATGATATCTTGGAGTGCATGCCCAATGTAGCGGAACCCGGCACTTTTTCATTCAGATTTCTCCGATTCTTTATCTCCAAGGAAGTTCACAAGAAAATTTGCATCTTTTGGTGTCAGGTCAAACTTCAGGCATGCCTCGCCGATCAGTTTTGACAGGCTTGCATCAGGTTTTTCGAGACGTTCATCAGATATCCACTTCACCGCCCTTCTCAATTGTTCTCCCTCAGGCAGAATGCTCATTATCACTACCTCCTGTATTTTTATTTCATCGGCTGCTTTCCGGTAATTGTCAGCGTTTGTGCATATTCCTCTGTTTTCAATGGTTTCGCAAGAATATATTTTATATGCATATTCATGATATCCGAAAGTTCAGCAAGGAGCATCTCCGTGGGTTTTATGCGTCCCACCTTTGCGGTGTCCCATGTGAGGAGATCCTTGTAAAAACGCAGCACAGCGGGAGATATCCTTAACGGCGGAGCCATTCCCCGAGAACAGATTTCGCACAGGATCGAACCATGCGAAATATAGAAACTGTAGCCGGTCTTCCCGCACCGTCCGCAGGAATCGAGCCCGGGTGAAAACCCTGTGAAATGGAGCAGCTTTATTTTATAGTGACATGTCAGCAAATGTGTATCAAAACCCTTTTCGACAGCCTGCAGGGTATGCAGCAGCAGGGTATATGCCTTTTTGTTCGCGTCTCTTTCGGGAACAAAACTGATGGTCAGTTCTATTATCCCGGAAACCTTCAGAAAGCAGTCCAGGTTCTCCCTGATTGATTGAAAGGGATGAATGATATCTGACTGAGTCAGTTTCGGGAGAGCGGTATCTTCCCTGCCCCAGAAGGCTATTTTTGCATAGGTCAGAGGTTCAAGGCTGCTCCCGAAACAGCTTTTGAATTTGCGGGGGCTTTTTGCAAAAAGCTTCAGAATTCCCAAGTCGGGAGTCATAAACGTGACAATGAGATCTGCTTCGCCGAATGGAAAGGTTCTCAGGACAATACCTTCGGACCTCTTGATCATTACATGATATTCCCGAAGTCTTCGGGTTTGAGATTTTTGAGCCACTCCTCGAGTTCGTCGGAGCTTTTTTGGGTCATGACATTTTCTTCCACAAAAATAGGTGCGTTGACCCTTAAGGCTACTGCTACGGCATCGCTCGGCCTGGAGTCTATAAGAGTCTCCTTTTTCCCGTCGTTCAGGCAGAGCAGCGCGTAATAGGTGTTGTCCTGTATTTCTGTAACGATTATCTTTGTTATTTTGATCTTCAGGCCGTCGGTAATGTTCTTGATGAGGTCATGTGTCAGAGGCCTCGGTGTATCGACTTTTCCGAGTGCAAGCGCTATTGAATCAGCTTCCGGCTTGCCGATCCAAATCGGGAGTGTACCGTTGCCGTTAATCTCCTTCAGGAGAAGGATATACATGTTGCTGCGGGGATCAAACAGCATTCCTTCAACCCTCATCTGGACCAACATTTTCTAGTACCCCAGTTCCTTCAGAAGATGGTTATTATTTCTCCAGTTTTTCCTGACCTTAACCCATAGCTCGAGGAAGACCCGAGTGTTCAGAAGCCTTTCTATATCTGACCTTGCCAGAATGCCGACAGACTTGAGTTTCTCGCCTCGCCTACCTATTATTATAGCTTTTTGTCCTTCTCTTTCAACATATATATTGCAGCTGATTGAGATGAGTCCGTCATCCCTTTCCTGCCACTTGAGCACTTCGACCGCTGTAGAATACGGAAGCTCTTCTTCCGTTGCATACATGATCTTTTCCCTGATTATCTCTGATACCATAAACCGTTCGGCTTGTTCGGTAATAATATCGTCAGGATAGTATTTGGGACCGGCAGGAAGACAATCGTACAGTAATTTCATCAGAATGCTTATCCCATCCCGCTTGGTTGCCGAAACGGGTATGATTTCTTTGAACTGACTGTATTTCCTGAAGTATTCAATGACCGGAAGAATCTCCTGCTTCCTTACACTGTCTATCTTGTTTATCAGGAGCATGACAGGATGCTGAACCTTGCTGAGCAGATCAAACACCGCCGAATCAGCCCTTTCCGGCATCCGCGGTTCAACCATGTATAAAATGACATCCACTTCGAGAAGGGCTTCCCTTGCTGTTCTCACCATCGCTTCTCCAAGCCTGTTCCTTGGAATGTGAATGCCCGGGGTATCGATGAAGATTATCTGTGCATCGGGAAGATTTTTTATTCCAACGATTCTGTTTCTTGTAGTTTGGGGTTTCGGGCTCACGATAGCGACTTTTTCTCCAAGGATAGCGTTCAGAAGTGTGGATTTGCCGACATTTGGTCGTCCGATTATCAAAACATACCCGGAGCGGAAAACACTCTTTGTATCGTTCTCTGTCATATCTGCCTTTCTCCCTGTTCCCGACGGCTCTGCGCTCTTTTTTCAAAGCAAGGACACATGATGCGTGTGAAAAGACATGAGGGAATATCCGGTAAAAAACCCGTGCTCAGCTACTGCTGTAATTTGCTCAATGCCTCTTTAATCCTTTCGACTCCTTTTGTTATTTCTTCAAGAGTTGTTGCATATGATAACCTGATGCACTTATCATTACCGAATGCTGCTCCGTGTACGAGCGCAACCTTTGCCTGCTCAAGAAGGTACAAAGCCATATCTTCGGAGGACGATATCTTCAGGGATCCTGCAGACCTGCCGTATACCCGTGAAGCATTCGGGAACACATAAAAAGCCCCTTTTGGTGTCAGACAGCTGATTTCCGGGATTGCATTAAGTTGACTTACAAGAAACTTTCTTCTCCTGTCAAACTCCTTGACCATGGTTGTGATGAAATCCTGTGGACCGGTAAGCGCTTCGACTGCTGCCTTTTGCGCCACCGAAGTCGGGTTGGATGTCGACTGGCTCTGGATGCTTGTCATTGCCTTGACTATTTCTTTCGGACCTCCTGCAAACCCTATTCTCCATCCTGTCATGGCATAGGACTTTGAGAGGCCGTTCACCACGATAGTCTTTGCCTTAATCGCAGCGTCAAGTGATGCAATGCTAACATGCTGAAAACCTTCGTACGTCATTTTTTCGTAAATCTCGTCAGATACTGCAATCAGGTTATTTTTTAGGACAACTTCGGCGATACCTTCAAGGCTTTTTCTGTCATATGTCATCCCTGTGGGGTTTGATGGAGAGTTCAAAATTAGTGCTCTTGTTCTTTTTGT comes from Nitrospirota bacterium and encodes:
- a CDS encoding inositol-3-phosphate synthase: MSKIRVAVAGIGNCASSLIQGVEYYKTLGEGHPESSLGLMHYNLGGYRPDDIEFVAAFDIDKRKVGKPLNEAVFAQPNCTKMIDRNLPDIPVTVMMGNIQDGVSKHMKDYPESRRFIPSTKKPCDVAKVLVQSKADILLSYLPVGSEKATAFYAETCLKTGTSLINCVPVFIASSKEWAKRFEKRNIPLIGDDIKSQIGATIIHRTLAKLFEDRGVKVDNTYQLNVGGNTDFLNMLNRTRLTSKKISKTEAVQSQLHTPLHNENIHIGPSDYIPWLMDNKICFLRMEGRIFGNVPIHLEMRLSVEDSPNSAGVVIDAIRCCKIARDRRIGGVLTSPSAYFMKHPMEQFPDEKARDMVEAFIMGKIER
- a CDS encoding phosphotransacetylase family protein, producing the protein MVSLYVGSTSGYTGKTLITMGLGNKFRKDGLKVGYIKPVGILPIKVDNTLTDNDAWRIYRALDLKDPISEICPVVLTQELAVKSYLKDMKGLLPKIVKSFHQVCKNKDLMLIGGYGSIYTGSYLGLQGINVIKRLDAKAVIVVKYEGEYIVDYVLQAKKDLKDRFLGVILNKVTAELKQSADEYAIPFLKRKGVDILGILPHDSIVGSITVEELNEMLGGKVLCCHDKLGNLVEHFLIGAMQVDKASEYFKKTRNNAVIVGGDRADIQLSAIESGSVCLILTGELYPGEIILSRAEQKDIPLLVVREDTFSIAKKLEKMSVRLRLREKGKVDRGMNLVAQNVDFPMLYKKLGIKAG
- the acs gene encoding acetate--CoA ligase alpha subunit gives rise to the protein MLNNFFKPKSIAVIGASRTPGKVGYDILKNIIQYGYDGSVYPINPGAEEILGRRAYPSLQDVPESIDLAVIVVPSKNVIDVIEQCGAKKIDSAIIITAGFKESGIEGARLESELIRKSAESGVRFIGPNCLGMIDTHSKVNASFAAGMPAKGSIGFFSQSGALCLAVLDRALPDEIGFSKFISMGNKADISDTDIMLALAEDDNTKVILGYIEGVSDGRKFMEVAAEVSKKKPLIILKSGTTGAGAKAASSHTGALAGREAAFDAAFRQSGIIRAHNVNELFNYALAFANQPLPKGPHVAIITNSGGPGILAADACDKSDLQLIPLYKNIVDELRSFLPPVASFYNPVDILGDSGADRYEKALNTVLKDERMHGIMVLLSPTAVVDVEATALAVVNISRLIDRPILTSFMGKKSIDAAAKTLLKFGVPNYSFPEDMVSAMNVMYRYHLWINRPDKTFHPYEGLKEKAVNVFETAKNENRDRLYDMEVHDILRAYGFSQPRGLVARTPEDAVAAAKGIGYPVVMKILSPQISHKSDIGGVRINLNSRKDVENAFFDITTRVRNLMPNAHIYGVIIQEMIPKGKEVIMGITKDPQFGHMIMFGLGGIYVEVLKDISFRIVPLSQEDAHEMIRETKTFPLLRGVRGEAEADIGAIEKSLLLLSQMATDFPQIIEADINPLLVKERGKGAVAVDARFTIGGD
- a CDS encoding translation initiation factor, translating into MSHEKSRLVYSTGNVISRREDDFTQASLPTVLPSRQKVIIRLERKGRGGKSVTLIEGLQVTLEDMTSLMRQLKTKLGTGGVMKGDILEIQGDHRDSIFSMLQRMGYNPKRSGG
- a CDS encoding MBL fold metallo-hydrolase, with amino-acid sequence MIAISLQSGSNGNCIYVEANGVRLLFDAGICGIRAERRMDVHGRDIRAVDALIISHDHTDHIRYAGVYQRKYGIPIFITPKTLEKAGTGDSLGKIKNINYFRSGEKLFFGSVTVQTIPTPHDGADGSAFVISSEGRRLGILTDLGHVFRDLPEVISSLDAVFLESNYDPAMLENGTYPYFLKERIKGPKGHLSNREAAELLQSGEKLQWVCLSHLSENNNDLRIALKTHAQIVGRRITFYTASRFTSSGILKV
- the recO gene encoding DNA repair protein RecO; this translates as MIKRSEGIVLRTFPFGEADLIVTFMTPDLGILKLFAKSPRKFKSCFGSSLEPLTYAKIAFWGREDTALPKLTQSDIIHPFQSIRENLDCFLKVSGIIELTISFVPERDANKKAYTLLLHTLQAVEKGFDTHLLTCHYKIKLLHFTGFSPGLDSCGRCGKTGYSFYISHGSILCEICSRGMAPPLRISPAVLRFYKDLLTWDTAKVGRIKPTEMLLAELSDIMNMHIKYILAKPLKTEEYAQTLTITGKQPMK
- a CDS encoding bifunctional nuclease family protein, with translation MLVQMRVEGMLFDPRSNMYILLLKEINGNGTLPIWIGKPEADSIALALGKVDTPRPLTHDLIKNITDGLKIKITKIIVTEIQDNTYYALLCLNDGKKETLIDSRPSDAVAVALRVNAPIFVEENVMTQKSSDELEEWLKNLKPEDFGNIM
- the era gene encoding GTPase Era: MTENDTKSVFRSGYVLIIGRPNVGKSTLLNAILGEKVAIVSPKPQTTRNRIVGIKNLPDAQIIFIDTPGIHIPRNRLGEAMVRTAREALLEVDVILYMVEPRMPERADSAVFDLLSKVQHPVMLLINKIDSVRKQEILPVIEYFRKYSQFKEIIPVSATKRDGISILMKLLYDCLPAGPKYYPDDIITEQAERFMVSEIIREKIMYATEEELPYSTAVEVLKWQERDDGLISISCNIYVEREGQKAIIIGRRGEKLKSVGILARSDIERLLNTRVFLELWVKVRKNWRNNNHLLKELGY
- a CDS encoding pyridoxal phosphate-dependent aminotransferase; its protein translation is MLSERSGKIKPSPTLAMDAKAKAMKASGIDIVNFGVGEPDFDTPDNIKEAAIKAIRDGFTKYTPVGGIDPLKDAVIEKFRIDNNLSYNRDEIIVSCGAKHSLYNIFQAILSPGDEVLVPAPYWVSYPDQVLLNDGVPVFVKTYETDSFMVKPDALQDAVTKRTRALILNSPSNPTGMTYDRKSLEGIAEVVLKNNLIAVSDEIYEKMTYEGFQHVSIASLDAAIKAKTIVVNGLSKSYAMTGWRIGFAGGPKEIVKAMTSIQSQSTSNPTSVAQKAAVEALTGPQDFITTMVKEFDRRRKFLVSQLNAIPEISCLTPKGAFYVFPNASRVYGRSAGSLKISSSEDMALYLLEQAKVALVHGAAFGNDKCIRLSYATTLEEITKGVERIKEALSKLQQ